A genomic window from Oryctolagus cuniculus chromosome 12, mOryCun1.1, whole genome shotgun sequence includes:
- the LOC100347426 gene encoding olfactory receptor 4L1 yields the protein MEHKNGTVVTEFILLGFSGRWELHIFFFVTFSLIYSATVLGNILIMVTVTFSYPLHSPMYFLLGNLSFLDMCLSTATTPKMITDLLTEHKTISLGGCMAQMFFMHFFGGAEMSLLIVMAFDRYVAICKPLHYRTIMNHRLLNRFVILSWVVGFIHTMSQMVLTVNLPFCGHNVIDSIFCDLPLVIRLACVETYTLELFVIADSGLLSFICFILLLFSYTIILVTVQKKSSGGLSKALSTLSAHIIVVTLFFGPCIFIYAWPFGSFASNKTLAVFYTVITPLLNPIIYTLRNQKMQVAMRKLRFQHVSSTQNF from the coding sequence ATGGAACATAAAAATGGAACTGTGGTGACTGAATTTATTTTGCTAGGATTTTCTGGACGATGGGAacttcacattttcttctttgtgaCGTTTTCCTTGATCTACAGTGCCACTGTGTTGGGGAACATTCTCATTATGGTCACGGTGACATTCAGCTACCCCCTTCATTCTCCTATGTACTTTCTTCTGGGGAACCTCTCTTTTCTGGACATGTGTCTCTCCACGGCCACAACCCCCAAAATGATCACAGACTTGCTCACTGAACACAAGACCATCTCCTTGGGGGGCTGCATGGCTCAAATGTTCTTCATGCACTTCTTTGGGGGTGCAGAGATGTCTCTTTTGATAGTCATGGCCTTTGACAGGTATGTAGCCATATGCAAACCCTTGCACTACAGGACAATCATGAACCATAGGTTGTTGAATAGGTTTGTGATTCTTTCATGGGTAGTTGGTTTTATACACACCATGAGCCAGATGGTATTAACTGTGAACCTACCTTTCTGTGGCCACAATGTCATAGACAGCATATTTTGTGACCTCCCCCTTGTCATCAGGCTTGCTTGTGTGGAAACATACACCCTGGAACTATTCGTTATTGCGGACAGTGGGCTGCTCTCCTTTATCTGTTTCATCCTGTTGCTTTTCTCTTACACTATCATTCTGGTCACTGTACAGAAAAAATCTTCTGGAGGGCTTTCCAAAGCTCTGTCCACACTGTCTGCCCACATCATTGTGGTCACTCTGTTCTTTGGACCTTGCATCTTTATCTATGCCTGGCCATTTGGTAGCTTTGCAAGCAATAAAACCCTTGCTGTCTTTTACACTGTAATCACACCCTTACTGAATCCTATTATATACACCCTGAGAAATCAGAAAATGCAAGTGGCCATGAGAAAACTGCGATTCCAACATGTTAGCTCCACACAGAACTTCTAG